Proteins co-encoded in one Brassica rapa cultivar Chiifu-401-42 chromosome A02, CAAS_Brap_v3.01, whole genome shotgun sequence genomic window:
- the LOC103852762 gene encoding transcription factor bHLH96 isoform X2: protein MALEAVVYPQDPFSLISCKDIQFHDFYFQQEDNQDPLDTKNNIKLGQEQRQGLPRINYNGKSVDTFTNDDYNYNDQEEDLRWPRDDHLYGSALDQPPPSDVAAGGGRRKRRRRTKSSKNKEEIENQRMTHIAVERNRRKQMNDYLAVLRSLMPPSYAQRGDQASIVGGAINYLKELEHHLQSIEPPLKSTTVPVDTESASPAADQINTIAASSLGQFSEFFAFPQYSSRPSSSSVAEGMAEIEVTMVESHASVKILAKKRPKQLLKLAASIQNLKLTVLHLNVTTCDDSVLYSISLKVEEGSQLNTVEDIAAGMNQILRRIEEESS from the exons ATGGCCTTAGAGGCTGTTGTCTACCCACAAGATCCATTCTCCTTAATATCTTGCAAAGATATTCAGTTTCACGACTTCTACTTTCAACAAGAAGACAATCAAGATCCACTAGACACCAAGAACAACATTAAGCTAGGGCAAGAACAAAGACAAGGGCTTCCGAGAATTAATTATAACGGTAAAAGCGTAGATACTTTTACCAATGATGACTATAACTACAACGATCAGGAGGAGGATCTTCGATGGCCACGAGACGACCATCTTTATGGATCTGCCTTGGACCAACCTCCACCATCGGATGTGGCGGCTGGAGGggggaggaggaagaggaggaggaggacaaAGAGTAGCAAGAACAAGGAAGAGATCGAGAACCAGAGGATGACTCACATCGCCGTAGAGAGAAATCGCCGGAAACAAATGAACGATTACCTCGCCGTTCTCCGTTCTCTCATGCCACCTTCTTACGCTCAAAGG GGAGATCAAGCGTCAATAGTAGGCGGAGCCATTAACTACTTAAAGGAGCTTGAGCATCATTTACAATCAATTGAGCCTCCGTTAAAGAGTACCACCGTCCCAGTAGACACCGAATCCGCTTCCCCCGCCGCCGACCAGATCAACACTATTGCCGCCAGCTCGTTGGGACAGTTCTCAGAGTTCTTTGCTTTTCCTCAATACTCGAGCCGACCTTCTTCATCGTCTGTGGCTGAAGGGATGGCGGAGATAGAGGTGACGATGGTGGAGAGCCATGCGAGTGTGAAGATACTCGCCAAGAAGAGACCCAAACAACTTCTTAAACTGGCGGCATCGATACAGAACCTGAAGCTTACTGTTCTTCATCTCAATGTCACCACTTGTGACGACTCTGTCCTCTATTCCATCAGCCTAAAG GTTGAAGAAGGGAGCCAATTGAATACAGTGGAAGATATTGCAGCAGGCATGAATCAAATCCTAAGGAGGATCGAAGAAGAGTCTTCTTGA
- the LOC103852762 gene encoding transcription factor bHLH96 isoform X1 has protein sequence MALEAVVYPQDPFSLISCKDIQFHDFYFQQEDNQDPLDTKNNIKLGQEQRQGLPRINYNGKSVDTFTNDDYNYNDQEEDLRWPRDDHLYGSALDQPPPSDVAAGGGRRKRRRRTKSSKNKEEIENQRMTHIAVERNRRKQMNDYLAVLRSLMPPSYAQRGDQASIVGGAINYLKELEHHLQSIEPPLKSTTVPVDTESASPAADQINTIAASSLGQFSEFFAFPQYSSRPSSSSVAEGMAEIEVTMVESHASVKILAKKRPKQLLKLAASIQNLKLTVLHLNVTTCDDSVLYSISLKIGLIQVEEGSQLNTVEDIAAGMNQILRRIEEESS, from the exons ATGGCCTTAGAGGCTGTTGTCTACCCACAAGATCCATTCTCCTTAATATCTTGCAAAGATATTCAGTTTCACGACTTCTACTTTCAACAAGAAGACAATCAAGATCCACTAGACACCAAGAACAACATTAAGCTAGGGCAAGAACAAAGACAAGGGCTTCCGAGAATTAATTATAACGGTAAAAGCGTAGATACTTTTACCAATGATGACTATAACTACAACGATCAGGAGGAGGATCTTCGATGGCCACGAGACGACCATCTTTATGGATCTGCCTTGGACCAACCTCCACCATCGGATGTGGCGGCTGGAGGggggaggaggaagaggaggaggaggacaaAGAGTAGCAAGAACAAGGAAGAGATCGAGAACCAGAGGATGACTCACATCGCCGTAGAGAGAAATCGCCGGAAACAAATGAACGATTACCTCGCCGTTCTCCGTTCTCTCATGCCACCTTCTTACGCTCAAAGG GGAGATCAAGCGTCAATAGTAGGCGGAGCCATTAACTACTTAAAGGAGCTTGAGCATCATTTACAATCAATTGAGCCTCCGTTAAAGAGTACCACCGTCCCAGTAGACACCGAATCCGCTTCCCCCGCCGCCGACCAGATCAACACTATTGCCGCCAGCTCGTTGGGACAGTTCTCAGAGTTCTTTGCTTTTCCTCAATACTCGAGCCGACCTTCTTCATCGTCTGTGGCTGAAGGGATGGCGGAGATAGAGGTGACGATGGTGGAGAGCCATGCGAGTGTGAAGATACTCGCCAAGAAGAGACCCAAACAACTTCTTAAACTGGCGGCATCGATACAGAACCTGAAGCTTACTGTTCTTCATCTCAATGTCACCACTTGTGACGACTCTGTCCTCTATTCCATCAGCCTAAAG ATTGGGTTGATTCAGGTTGAAGAAGGGAGCCAATTGAATACAGTGGAAGATATTGCAGCAGGCATGAATCAAATCCTAAGGAGGATCGAAGAAGAGTCTTCTTGA